The Niallia circulans nucleotide sequence ATGTTCTGTATTTGCATGTGAAGGAAGGGAAAGTATGATGAAGGAGTATTATACAGTAGGTGAAACAGCACGTTTAAACAATATTACTAATCAAACATTGCGTTATTATGATAAAATTGGGATTTTTAAACCAGAATATACAGATTCAAAAAACGGTTATCGTTACTATCACATCAGACAGTTTTTTTACCTAGACATAATTAAATACCTTAAACAAATTCGAACACCATTAGAAGAAATAAAAAGTATTATTAAGTGTGATCCTGAACACATGCAAGCATTTATAGAAGAGCAAGAAAATGTTATTACACAAGAAATAAGGAATCTTGAGAAAGCTAGGCGTCTACTTTATAGAAGAAAAAATCAGCTAAAAGAGCAATTAGATATTTGCAGTAAAAAAATCGAGTCAGTATATTTCCGATATATAGAAGAACAACCGATTATAAAAGTAGAGACTCCTCAACTAAATGGTTTTGAACAATCTGATATCTACTTTAGAAGATTAGCCGATGTATTGGAGGAAAGGGGAGATATAGTAGATAGTTATTATGGTTACATTTATGATTTCGCATCCTATAATAATCCTAGTGAAATACTCACCAAAAGTATCTATACGGCTATCTGCATAGAAGAAGAAATAGAACTAGGAGCAATGGATATTAGTTCTGATATGATTCCCCAAGGTGAATATGTTTGTATATCTTTTGATTGGTCTACTGATAATTTTTATTCTTATTACTGTAAACTTTTTAGTTTTATTGAACTGAATGGAATTCAGACGGATGGACATGTATATCAAGTTTCACTACCCACCAACTATAGTTCTTTAAGAAAAGAGCAATTTCTAACGGAAATAAGAGTGAGAAAAGTATAGTGGGAAATTGTCTGTATTATTAGGTTTTTAAGAGCCTTATTACGCACTTTTCGAGACAATTAAAAAAATACGAAATTACGAAATATAAATGAATATAAAGCAGAGTTACACTCTGCTTTATATTTTTAGTTCATTTAGAATGTAATAACTCAAGGGTATTAATATTGTTTATGATACTAACATGGCAGCATTCCTGTAATAAATGAAAACTGCTTATGGAAGTAAAGTGGCAGGTTAGTGAAAGAAGGATTAAGTAAAACCATCAATGCTAAACTATTGATGGTTTTACTTAATCCTATAAATGAGCAATTTTTGTCTAACTAAAAAAATGGAGTTTGTAGCAGGATCTATTATTTCTAATAATCCATTATCATGGTTAAAGAAACAAAAGTGTATTTTACTGTTGTATATAACTTTTTGACCGAACGTGATATTAGTAAAATGTTCTAGATTTTTGGCTGTTGACATGACTATATCTTCTTAGCCTCCTTCACTGTATAAAGGGAAGGTGACTAAGAAAAGTCTAATAGGACCCAATATATAATGTGATGTATTAAAACGGTAACATAATACTTGCCCATAAGTAAATCCTGTTATCCTTATCAACTGATCAGAATTAAACTAACAAATAGCCTTGCATTTAGAATTATTTTTATCTTACTAAAGTGGCAGTTTAGTTTAATAAACCTATATGATATGGTAAAAGAAATATTAGCAATATGTGGTTGATTGATTACGATTTATATGTAACGAATAATTTGCTTTTTCTTGATATGCTCTATTTTTCTATTAGTATAGTTAGGAGTTAATCACGTCATCAATTTTCTCTTGTTTTTGCAAGCGTTGACATATCATTATAACTAAAATATAATAACGATAGAAAAAAAACCAAGGGGTAGCGCCGTAGTTACCTTATAGAGTATGTTACTGATATGCAGGCAGAACTCAAATTACCTAGAATTAGCAATTCTTTCTAGGTAATTTGAGTTTTTTTTCTGGAAAGGAGGAAATTTGAAAATGAAAGTAAGTCAAATATTAAATAATAACATTGCTATTGTAAAAAGAGGTGGTAATGATATTATCATTTATTCTAAAGGAATTGCCTTTAAGAAGAAGGTTGGACAAACAATAACGGAAAGTGAGATAGAAAAAACTTATGTTTTGGATTCAAATGATATATTGGAACACTTTAGTTATTTGTTAAGTAAATCTGATGCTAATGTTATTACCCTTGTTAACAAGCTCATTAGCTATGGAGAAGTAAAATTGGGCCAAAAAGCGAATGATTATTTAAATTTGACCTTACTGGATCATTTCGACTTTGCATTAAAACGAGCAGAAAAAGGACAGTTTGTTCGTAGCCCTTTAACATGGGAGGTTAGAAGGTTTTATCCTAAGCATTTTGAGATAGGATTATATGGTTTGTCACTAATGCATGAGATGTTCAATATTAATTTTCCAGAAGATGAAGCCGTATCAATTGCTCTGCATTTTGTTAATTTACAAGAAATGAAGAATGGGTTAGATGACGCACTAGAAGTAATGGAAACAATACGTGACATAGTTTCTATTATTAAATACCATTTTCAAACAGAAATAGATGAGAAATCCTTAAATTATATGCGTTTAGTAACTCATCTTCAATATTTTATAGAAAGAATAGTAAGTAAACGAAAATATAATGACAATGATTTAATATTAAATACACAGATACGGAAGATGTATAAAGAAGCATATGGTTGTGTACAAAAAATAAAGGTTTTTATTAGAGAAAGATATAAAACAGAAATTACTATAGATGAAGAGACTTACTTAATTTTGCATATTAATCGAGTAACTAATAGGAATGAAGGAAAGGGAATAATAGAATGAAATACAAAGAGTTAAACGAGCAAATTATTCAATATGTTGGCGGAAAGCAGAATGTTGAAGCCGTCGTCCACTGTATGACTAGATTACGTTTCACACTAAAAGACAGATCATTAGTTAAAACAGAGGAAATAAAAGAACTAGATAAAGTAATAGATGTAGTATCAAATAATATCTCCTATCAAATAGTAATAGGTACTGAGGTGGCAGAGATTTACCCTGAACTAGTGAGTATGTTAGGAGTAGAAAATGATACTAAACTTGATAAGCCGAGACAAAACATTGTAAAAAGAATTTTAGATTTATTGTCAGAAACAATTACACCTATTCTGCCTGCAATGATGGCTGTTGGTTTAATATCTGCAGTATTATCTATTTTTACTGTATCAGGTCTACTTTCAACAGAAAGCTCGACATTTTTAATTTTCGACTCTATAAGAACTTCTTTATTTTATTTTCTGTCAGTTTTCATTGCTGTATCTGCTGCAAAAAGGCTAGATGCTCCATTATACTTAGCAATTTTATTAGCTGCAACTGTTCTATCCCCTTCAATAAATGGAGTTGAAGGATTGAGTTTATTTGGGATACCACTGCCTAAGATTGAGTATGCTAATACTTTTATTCCTATTTTAATAGGTGTTTGGTTTATGGGGTTGGTTGGTAAAACAACTAAAAAATATATACCAAAATCATTGGAGTACTTCTTTTCTCCATTAATCATAATGTTAATCACTGTACCTGTTACATTGTTTTTATTTGGTCCGATTGGGTCATTAATCAACGATGGTATTTCTATCCTAGTTCAATTTTTGATGGATACTATTGGAAGCTGGATCGTTGTTGCTTTGTATGCGGCTGGATTGCCATTTTTAATTATGCTTGGTGCTGGGAATTTCGCCATTCCACTTTCAGTTAGTTTTTTCTCATCGCTCGGTTACGATCCTGTGTTTGTACATGCTTATATTATTGCGGATATAGCAGTTTGTGGTGCAATGTTAGGATATATGTTAAAGGCTAAAGACAAAAAGCAAAAACAATTTTTTGGAACCGTATCATTTAGTGCACTAATGGGGGTAACAGAGCCAGCTGTGTTCGGAGCTTTCGTTAAATATCGTAGACCATTTATTGCAGTGTTGATTGGTGCGGGTATTGGAGGATTATTCGCTGGTTTAATGAATGTAAAGGCTTACACATTTACTACATTATTTGGAGTTATGTCCTTTATCGGAGAGAGTGATTATAGCAACTTCTATTATTTGGTAATAGCGATAGTTATCAGTTTTGTAGGATCCTCAATAGCTGGATATTTACTTTGGATTCCACGTTCTATACTAGTGGATAATGTAGAAAAGACAGAAAATCAACCAAAAAAAATAGAAAAGGTAGTAAATAAAGCTGTAATGGTAAGTCCTATTCATGGAAACAGAGTTTCACTTGAGAACGTAAAAGATAATGCCTTTTCGACTGGAGCATTAGGAAAAGGAATGGGGATTAATCCATTAGAATCAATTGTAAAATCTCCAATTGAAGGAGAAATAGTAACTATCTTCCCTACCAAGCATGCAATTGGACTTAGAAGTACCGAAGGAATTGAAGTCCTTATCCATGTTGGGATAGATACGGTTTCACTCAATGGATTAGGGTTTGAAAGCTTAATAGAACCAGGGAAATATGTAAAAATGGGAGATCCTTTACTTAAAGTAGATTTTGAGTTAATCAAGGAAAAAGGATTTGATCCTACAGTTATTATAGTTATTACTAATTCTCAGGATTACTTGGAGATTATTCCAAACTTGGATGAAGAACAAGATATAGATAAAGGATTTATAACGGTTATTTTATAGGAGGAGTTTTATTATGGATAAGAAAAATAGAAGTACTTTCCCCCACGACTTTTTGTGGGGAGGAAGTATCTCCGCACACCAAACAGAGGGTGGATGGGAAGAGGATGGAAAAGGACCTGGTATTATGGATTTTGTAACTACGGGTTCTTATCAAGTACCAAGACAAATTACAAAAGAAATTGACACTACTAAAAGTTATCCTTCCCATAATGCAATTGATTTTTATCATCGTTATAAAGAGGATATAGCTTTATTTGCAGAAATGGGATTTACAGCGTTAAGAATCTCCATAGATTGGTCAAGAATATACCCGACGGGTGAGGAAAGGGAGCCAAATCAAAAGGGAATTAAATTTTATAAAGATGTTATTGATACAATTAAATCTTATGGAATTGAGCCCATTGTTACTTTATATCATTTTGAAATGCCAATTCACTTAGTAAAGAAGTATGGTGCTTGGGAGAACAGAAAAGTAATAGAATTATACTTAAGATTTTGTGAAACTATGTTTAAAGCTTTAAAAGGGAAGGTCTATTATTGGGTTACTTCCAATGAAATGAATCATTTAGATCCACAAACTGAAATGTCAGATATCTTCACATATATGCTAACAGGACATAAGTACAGTGAGTTAAAAGATAAAAAACAATCTTTAGCAACTATGGGGTATAACTTAGCTCTTTCTGGAGTTATGGCAGCTGCTTTGGGTAGAAAAATAGACTCCCGTAATAAAATTGGTTGTGTATTTGGGCTAACTCCTATGTATCCTTACGATTGTAACCCAACCAATGTTAT carries:
- a CDS encoding beta-glucoside-specific PTS transporter subunit IIABC, with amino-acid sequence MKYKELNEQIIQYVGGKQNVEAVVHCMTRLRFTLKDRSLVKTEEIKELDKVIDVVSNNISYQIVIGTEVAEIYPELVSMLGVENDTKLDKPRQNIVKRILDLLSETITPILPAMMAVGLISAVLSIFTVSGLLSTESSTFLIFDSIRTSLFYFLSVFIAVSAAKRLDAPLYLAILLAATVLSPSINGVEGLSLFGIPLPKIEYANTFIPILIGVWFMGLVGKTTKKYIPKSLEYFFSPLIIMLITVPVTLFLFGPIGSLINDGISILVQFLMDTIGSWIVVALYAAGLPFLIMLGAGNFAIPLSVSFFSSLGYDPVFVHAYIIADIAVCGAMLGYMLKAKDKKQKQFFGTVSFSALMGVTEPAVFGAFVKYRRPFIAVLIGAGIGGLFAGLMNVKAYTFTTLFGVMSFIGESDYSNFYYLVIAIVISFVGSSIAGYLLWIPRSILVDNVEKTENQPKKIEKVVNKAVMVSPIHGNRVSLENVKDNAFSTGALGKGMGINPLESIVKSPIEGEIVTIFPTKHAIGLRSTEGIEVLIHVGIDTVSLNGLGFESLIEPGKYVKMGDPLLKVDFELIKEKGFDPTVIIVITNSQDYLEIIPNLDEEQDIDKGFITVIL
- a CDS encoding PRD domain-containing protein — encoded protein: MKVSQILNNNIAIVKRGGNDIIIYSKGIAFKKKVGQTITESEIEKTYVLDSNDILEHFSYLLSKSDANVITLVNKLISYGEVKLGQKANDYLNLTLLDHFDFALKRAEKGQFVRSPLTWEVRRFYPKHFEIGLYGLSLMHEMFNINFPEDEAVSIALHFVNLQEMKNGLDDALEVMETIRDIVSIIKYHFQTEIDEKSLNYMRLVTHLQYFIERIVSKRKYNDNDLILNTQIRKMYKEAYGCVQKIKVFIRERYKTEITIDEETYLILHINRVTNRNEGKGIIE
- a CDS encoding MerR family transcriptional regulator, with the translated sequence MKEYYTVGETARLNNITNQTLRYYDKIGIFKPEYTDSKNGYRYYHIRQFFYLDIIKYLKQIRTPLEEIKSIIKCDPEHMQAFIEEQENVITQEIRNLEKARRLLYRRKNQLKEQLDICSKKIESVYFRYIEEQPIIKVETPQLNGFEQSDIYFRRLADVLEERGDIVDSYYGYIYDFASYNNPSEILTKSIYTAICIEEEIELGAMDISSDMIPQGEYVCISFDWSTDNFYSYYCKLFSFIELNGIQTDGHVYQVSLPTNYSSLRKEQFLTEIRVRKV
- a CDS encoding glycoside hydrolase family 1 protein, producing MDKKNRSTFPHDFLWGGSISAHQTEGGWEEDGKGPGIMDFVTTGSYQVPRQITKEIDTTKSYPSHNAIDFYHRYKEDIALFAEMGFTALRISIDWSRIYPTGEEREPNQKGIKFYKDVIDTIKSYGIEPIVTLYHFEMPIHLVKKYGAWENRKVIELYLRFCETMFKALKGKVYYWVTSNEMNHLDPQTEMSDIFTYMLTGHKYSELKDKKQSLATMGYNLALSGVMAAALGRKIDSRNKIGCVFGLTPMYPYDCNPTNVMDNFKEMERDFYQIDAMCNGKFPEYKLHEYTLAGINIDMLEEDKLAFKEGILDFIGINYYSSSVTKSNANADDDKAMFGGIQNPFLEKSKWGWSIDPIGLRYLLNYVYRRYGLPLMVTENGLGAVDQLEENNKINDDYRINYFEQHLKTLKKAILEDGIKCLGYLTWAPIDLVSASTGEMNKRYGFIHVNRDDDGSGDFSRIKKESFYWYKEVIETNGIDI